The Fibrobacter sp. UWR2 genome contains a region encoding:
- a CDS encoding FISUMP domain-containing protein, whose product MKKFEEERYKTFTDSRNGRVYYYLTIMGKDEDGVKDTIDVMAQNLNIADVTLKAGENMTDDTKIERYCYNDDTTKCDRYGGLYQWAEMMGFNDSCNTKSCADLIQPNHQGICPKGWRLMTRHDFEVARSSTEYGVHGLRSEYNFTGNNESGLSLTGAGAYFNQRGFADLDSAFYMFYPSESVFQDKVQALDQVISRYTDGSGASRSSKFHAHSVRCIKLK is encoded by the coding sequence TTGAAAAAGTTTGAGGAAGAGCGCTACAAGACATTTACTGACTCGCGCAATGGCCGTGTCTATTATTACCTGACAATCATGGGCAAAGATGAAGATGGTGTCAAGGATACCATAGACGTTATGGCACAGAACTTGAATATCGCCGATGTCACCTTGAAGGCTGGCGAAAACATGACCGACGACACGAAAATCGAACGCTACTGCTACAACGACGACACCACCAAGTGCGACCGTTACGGCGGCCTTTACCAGTGGGCGGAGATGATGGGTTTCAACGATAGTTGCAATACCAAGAGTTGCGCCGACCTTATACAGCCAAACCACCAGGGAATTTGCCCAAAAGGCTGGCGTTTGATGACGCGGCATGATTTTGAAGTTGCCCGAAGCAGTACGGAATATGGGGTCCATGGCTTGCGTTCTGAATATAATTTTACAGGAAACAATGAAAGCGGACTATCTCTTACTGGGGCGGGTGCTTATTTTAATCAAAGAGGTTTCGCGGATTTAGATTCAGCGTTTTACATGTTTTATCCCTCGGAATCTGTTTTCCAAGATAAGGTTCAGGCCCTTGATCAAGTTATATCGCGTTATACTGATGGCTCGGGGGCTTCAAGAAGTTCAAAATTTCATGCTCATTCCGTCCGCTGCATTAAGTTGAAATAA